The Mangrovivirga cuniculi genomic sequence TTTCGCATCCTCTTTTAAGTTGTAATTAATAAGGTCCTCTTTCATAAGGCTTTCATATAATTCACTTCTTTTTAGATAATCATCAGGTATATCCAAAGTTAATTGATCAATCAGATCATAATCTTTAAAATGGGGTTTAAAAGAGATTTTCAATAGCTTTTTTATTGCTAGTGAGGGCCTCTTCCTCATTTGCTCAGATTGAAGAATTTTATTTCTCTTTTGTAAATCGGATTTTAATATTCTCTGGTCCAGTAATTCTTGTTCCTGATCCCATTGTTGTCTTGATAGCGGCATCGAATTAGACAAAATCAGTGATTTAACCCTATTCGGATTATTTAAGGTGTAATTTAAACCCAAAAAACCTCCCCACGAATGCCCCAGGATATTTACACTATCTTCACCAATCCTTTCCAGTACTTCATCTATGTCAAGTAAAAGTGTATTGAGATCTAGTTTAAAGTCATTCGGAGGAATACTTGACATTCCGCAGGCACATTGATCAAAAAATATCAATTTAAATTCTTTACTGAGGAAACTAAATGGTTCAATTAAATATTTGTGATCAAGGACCGGCCCTCCGTGTAGCACAAGTAGCGGATTACCTTCTCCAAGATTTTTATAGTATAATTTATAACCATCTCTTTCAAGATAATCCTCTTCTGAAAAGACAGAGCCCTTTACTTTATTCATCGATTATGTTGAGGTTATCAATTGAACCATTAAGTTACACTGATCTAAAAAATAAGCAAATAAAAAAAGCCCGGTAATTTACCGGGCTACATATACTACGTGATCGATATTTATTATTCAGCTACCAATTCAAGAGAATAATCACATGGTGAAGTTTCACCGGATAATAACAACACTAAGGTATTACCCCTGATTTCAAATTTAATGGGATCATTTTCATCGAATGAGATCATGCCATTCTCATTGGTATAATTAAGTACATCAGTTGTTGTAGTCCCGGAATTAGTTTCTATCATTTCAACAGTTTCTTCACCAAATACCATCTTAAAACAATATTCCTCTGTACATCCGGTTTCTTCAATTTGATTATTTTGTGGATCCTCACAGTTTTCTGCAATCCACCTGGTTTCCACCCAGACTGTTTCTTTTAATGGGGTTACACTTTCGTCTTCACTACAGGCTATAAATCCAAATACAAATACTAAAATTAATAGTCGGTTAAAAAATGATTTCATTGTGATTCTTTGTTAAATTTATTTATGATAGATTACTAAATCCCTGGGTTATGTAACCTGAAGAAAAGGCTATTTCGATCAATGAGAATAATATCCATAGGAACACTTAATTTTCTGCTATTAATTATTTTATTAGCTTCTACCAATTTCTCTTTGTGGTCTCAGATTCGATCAGGATTTGTAACTGCAGAGAATTGTAAAATTTCTTATACAGTATTTGGTAAGGGAGAGCCAATATTAATTATCAATGGAGGCCCCGGAATGAATAGTGCCGGATTTGAAGGATTAGCTGCCAGGTTAGGAGAAGAATATCAGGCGATAATATTTGACCAGAGAGGTACAGGAAAATCCGGGTTGTCATCTATCAATAGTAACACTGTAAACATGGATCTAATGATAGAAGATATTGAGCTTTTAAGAAAACATCTGAAGATTGATTCATGGACAATTTTAGGACATTCATTTGGTGGTATTTTAGCAAATTTATATGCCGCTGAATATCCTGAAAATATTGAGGCTTTGATTCATTCCTCTTCAGCAGGTATTGACATGAACTTCTTACCCCCAGGAGGCATCAGAGCTTCACTTACTGAAACGGAAATAGACTCCTTAGATTACTGGTCAGAAATAGATCAGACTGATCCTTCTGAAAAATCTGCTTATATGTATCGGTTTTACCTGGCCAAGGCATATTTACATTCAGATAAAAATGTTTCGACTATAGCGGCAAGATTAGGCCAGGCTAACAGAACTATCAATTCGCTAATCTGGAGAGAATTAAGAGAAACAGGTTATGATTTATCTACTGAACTGAAGGATTTTGAGCAACCTGTTCTAATAATGCAGGGAGAATCCGATATTCTCCATCCCGATACCGCGATCAAAATGAAGGAAACATTTAAAAATTCAAAACTTGTTTTATTAGAGAAATGTGGTCATTACGGATGGATTGAGAATCCGGGTAAGTATTTCAAGAATATCGACCTTTTAATGAAAAACTAGCCGGAAAGTCCCCGGCTAGTTTTTAAGCACTTTCTATTCAATTCCCGGAACGAATTTAAAATACACTTCACAATCATCATAATTCCCCGTATGATCCCAAAGCATATTTCCATCTCTAAAAACAACTTTTTTACTGGAACCGCTAAACCTGAGAGTTTCGCCATCAAAAGAATAAGCGTGCTTTTCAAAAAAATCTGAGCCTTTAAGTTCAGATATGAATAAACTATCTTCAGTAAACTTTAATTGCATACAATATTCTTCAGTACATTCGTAGCTGTGATTAAACTCATTGCCAGAATCATTACAATTTTCACTAAAATAACTATGTTCATTCCAAAAAGTATTTGCTAGTGGGTTACGAAGTGGTTCATCGGAATCGCAGGAAATAAATATGGAACTCGTGATAAGAATTAATAGTACAGTTAAGTTTTTCATTTTGAACATGATTTTATTTCAAAACGCACTTTATACGATAAAGTCACACTAAATTTGAAAAAAGATTTAAAATGGATAAAACAAAAATCATTACAAATAGAGCTACTCTCACCTTGCTGGAGCTAAATGATTTTGAGGATATGTTATCACTTTTTTTGGAAAAAGATATGTTTAAATACATTTCTCCTCATAAAGATAAATCCCGGGAGGAGCGATTAGAGTTTTTGAATTTAAAACTGACCGACAACAAATCCGGCAGAGGTTATTATTGGGTGGCAAGAGATTCGAAATCAAATGATTTAATTGGTGCTATTAATTTAACTCCGATTCCGGAAAGTAATGATCTACAGATAGGCTGGATGATAAGTAATGCATACCGAGGTAAGGGTATGGCTACAGAATTAGCACAGGCAGCAAAAAACTTCTTTATTGAGAATTTAAATACTGATCATATTTTCGCAGTATTCGAAGAAGGAAATATTGCTTCTGAAAAGATCATAAAAAAACTAAATTTTAAACCACACAAAACTTTCAAGGAAGATGAAACCACAATAGTTCATACATGGATATTGAAGAAATAAATTAATTAAGAATTTCTTTTATTTTCCTTTCCAGATTATCTCCCCTGGCATCCTCATCAATAGCTATTATTTCACCTTTTCTATCAACCAAAATCACTTTAGGTATAGATATCACTTCAAATTTGATGGCAGTTTCACTTTCAAAACCCTCTTGAATCCAACCATGTCGCCAGGGCAATTGGTATTTATTATTTCTAAAATTATCTACTAAGGTTCTACTTTCATCAAGTGAGACACTCAAAATTGAGAATCCATCATTACTATATTTAGTGTATAATTTTTCCAGATCAGGAAATTCAGCAATACATGGCTTACACCAGGTTGCCCAAAAATCGATCAAATAAACTTGCCCTGAAAAATCAGCATTTGTAAAATTAACTGAAGTGTCTTTTAAACTAGGAATTGAATAATCAATTATCCTTTCACCTACTTCTATTTTTCTACTTATCTTTCCCAGCTCAATATCTCCTTCTACAAAATCGGGATTGATTTTAATTTCATTAAATTTAGAAACCACCTTGTAGCCTGCTTCCGGAAATTCTTTTATAATAGTAAAAGGGAAGTAAAAATCAGAAACCCATTTATAATCAGTATATGTTGTGATTTCCTTGCCATAAGAGCTATTTCCGATACCTATACGTAAAAGATCATCTCTAAACCCATAAATTGTACTGTCGATCATTATGGCTTTATATGAAACATCATTTATAGTGGTGTCGAAAGAACTCAAACTTCCCTGAAAATTGGGTATCAAATGATATACTGGTTCTTCCGGGATATTAGCATACAACTTATTACCCTTTACTTTCTTTACCATCAAAGACCTATCTGGAGTGTGGTAAATAGTGTTCATCGTATCTCCGGAGATTGCATTTACTGAAATCAGTTTCTTATTTGCAGGAAACATTATCATTTCCGTTTTATCTGTTTTTGAAACTGCCTTTTCATTGATTAATATAATTTCCTGATATTCCTTCAATAAAGATTCCAAAGAATCCCATTTAGCCTCTCTCCGGGTGGTCGCAACATGAAAATCATCAATAACACTCCTATTTTGCTTTTCCTTTTCACTAGAACAAGAAAACAGGCAAATCATTAGTACGCTAACTATATATTTTAATAGCCCCATCAATTACTTTCTTCTTGAATTAATTGTGTTTTATTTCTTTCATATGACTCAGATTCAGAATTTTTATAAATGCCATAAAACAATTGCTTCCAGGTGCTACCTCCATCTTCTGTAGATTCCCATATTTGCTCTACTGTACCATCCTGGCTGGGTCTCCATGTAATTCGATGTTGATTTTCCTGCGTGGTGTCACTTCTGAGAATCATCTGATCATCATCAATACCTCCTGTCAATTGTAATACTCCGCCGGTATTATCTACCCATGATTGTTGCCAACGATTAATAGACTTATTGTAAAAATTCATGCTTGTTCCGGTAAGTATAGCATTACCTGAAAACCAATTTTCCTTTATGACACATCCATTTTGAATTAGTTCCACATTATTATAACCCAGAAATTTTCCATTTTTATTATAAACACTCCATTTGCCTAGCCAAAAATCAAATGCTCTATGATCTTCAGTACGACATAGAGGTGACAATTTTTCTTCAGAAAATTTTTGCGAAACTTTCTCAACAGCAATTATTGATTGTAAAACTTTTCTGAATTCAGAGGGAGGCACCTCATTTAAAAACTGAGGTCCATCCTGGGTACCGGACCAGGATTTAAAAAATTCTTCAATCATAAAATAACTTGAGCTATCCGGATAGACTGTTCTAAGTAAGATCTTTTTTAAACTATCATTGGTTGTTGAAATGCTATAATCTGAGACTAACCCTCTGAATCTTGCAGCTTTTCTGAATTCAGCCCAATTATTTAAATAAAAATAATGAGCCTCCTCTGCACGATTATTTAATATCTCAACCTGTTCTTCCACTACTAAATTATACTTGCTGTCATTGAGTTCAGTCGTCAAAATAACCGGCAGCTTGTTTTCAGGATTATTAATTACACCGTCCTGATTAAGTTGCCAGAAACTATTTGCCAGGTAATAAAACTTATCGCCTTCAATAAAACCCAAAGTAGGCTCATCCATTGCTGGATGGGCTTTTTCTAAATAATTATGATTTACAGTAAATTCTCCACCATCATCTAATTCTAACTCCAGAATTCGAAATGGACGGACACCATTTTGAATACCTATCAATTTGTTTTTATAAGAATAAAGACCATCGATCCCTTTCAATGTAATTTCTTTTGAAGATCGAATTTTGATTAATTCACTACTTACAGGATCCCAACGAAAAATACCTTTCACATAATCAGATAAATATATCTTTCCATTTAGTTCCGTAATTCCCTGTAGTGAAACAAATCGATCATCTGATAAAACGGGAACGAATACATCCCCTTCTAGCTTTAGCAGGCTATTATTCTTACTATCGGTAACATAAACATTTTGGTCTCTGGATATAAAAAGATCTCCGGCAAAGGATTCACCAGAAATTTCTATCTCTTTCACTATCACTCCCTTTTGTAAATCTATCTTATAGATAATTGATCTGTCAATAAAATCCTTATTAGGTTTACCCTGTGAGATTCCAACTGAAGCTACCCATAGAGATCCATTATTATCAAGATCAATACCCAATGGAGACAATTTTAATTTCCCGGGGAGTACTGGTTTTATTTTTCCTTCATCATCAACCTCATATATCATGCGATGGTTAACGCTACTGACTAATATTTTATTAATAGATGGATAATTCTGAATATCTTCGATATGGAAATCCGGATCCTCAATTACCAACATCGTATCTGAAGAAATTATCTGAGTTTGCATTAAATTTTTATAAAATTTCAATCTCTGCAAAAACCCACCTGACTTTAAAGTATTAAAAGCATCATTTTCCAAAGAATAATTCTCAGCATCTATTTTCAATACTTCTTTGAGAAAATAAAAAGCACTATCCGCTTTACCTGTATAGGCATAAGCCTCTGCCAGCGAATACATGATTCTCTGGTTATTCGCCCGTAGCGCATTAGCCTCCTTCATAAAACCAAGATATTCATCATAATTTCCTGATTCTCTGGAATTAACTGCCTGTTGATATAATTGTGATACAGATTGGCCTGAGATAGTAAAGAATGAACAGATAAAAAGAAAAATTATGGACCTCATAATTATTTAACAGAATAAAATAAAGATGCCCGAAGCTGGCAACAGCCAGCTCCAGGACATCGGGATCAAAAAACTTATTTTATAACATTTTCCACCGTGATCATTGAACCGGAACCAGTATAACCTCACCAGTATCTCCATAGGTATTACTCCAGGTCAGACTGATGGTGCCATCTACTTCGCTAACCGTACCATTAATTGTAAACGGATCTGAATATTGATCAGTATCTCCAAGATCACTTATTGTATTACAAATATCTCTTATTCTTCCAGATGGAGCAGTATCTGAATATCCTTGAGGATATAAACCAAAAGACATATCATCAATTTCATAGATGCCTTCGTCAGTTTGCGTCAGTGTAACCTCACCGGTATAACTATAAGAGCCTGTCTGTCCTCCACTGCCATCGCCAAAAGCTCCTGTAGAAGTAAAAATATACGCACCGGCAAGATCTGATGGACATGAAAAATTAACATTCCAGTCACTGGCATTTCTGGACTTCAATTCACGGCCATCTTCCATCACAATTGTAAAATCAAACTCCCACCGGTCACCAGGCAATAAATCTTCTTCACTTAAGACCTCACCATTTACTGGTAAATCATTAAACAGGTCATTTTGATCAAAAACAAGTTCAGTAGGACTCGTTAACGGATCTATTTCAACTACTTCGGAGTTACCTGCAGAGGTTATTAATTGCTTGGTTCCTCTTACTTCCATTATTTGTGCTGACGGAGATTCTTTAAAATCCATGTCCAAAACAATAGATTCAGTCTCGCCTCTCAAATAGGTTGTATTACCATCAATGGTTATATCAGCAGCTTCACTTACATTGTCTGTTAGCTTTTCTTCTTCCAGAAAACAACTACTGAATAAAAAGATAATACTAACGATTGATAATTTATATATATTTTTCATACTTAAATCCTTTTAATTAACATCCCAGGAAACGGGAATTGTCACATTTACAAATTCTGCATTGTCCGGATTATTTGTTACTTCAGCATCCACATAAGGAAATCTCAACGGTGTATCCCTGATAGCTTCAGCAGGTTGAGTAATAACCGGAATGTTTGTTCTTCTCCATTCTGTCCAGGCTTCAACACCACGGGCAAAAAGTGATAAATACCTTTGTAACATAAGATCTGCAAAAGCTGTAGACGCAGAATAAGCTGCAGGTTGTCCCGGATCCAGATATGCACCTACTGGAACGTCGTAATAATCAAATGATGCAGTAACTGCCTCTTCATACAACTGTTGAGCATCTCCGCTATTAACCCAACCTCTTATCGCTGCTTCGGCTTCCATAAACTTAACATCGTAATATGTCATTAATGGAACCGGCGATTCCTGCTGAACGAAAACCTCTCCTATTCTGGAGACTATCACATTTCCTTCTGAATCAGTAGGCAAATCTTCCGGATTACCGTTTTCAACACCTGAGTATCCACCATTCTGATTGGTTCGTAAGTAGGCTGTAATTCTGGGATCACCAAAGTCTTCCATGTATTCTATAAATGTATCTGAAGCACCATAATCTGTTGGTCTGTTAAATTCCTGCTGGAATAAGGGGTTCGCATTGGTGGCTGTACGCTCTCCGAAAATAAGCTCTACATTTTCACCTGGCCCCAGCAAAGGAGCTCCACTATTAAGAACTTCCTGAAATCCCTGTGAGGCCCTGTTTTCATCTATTTCACTTAATCTTAAGTATAACCTTAGCTTAAGTGAATTTGCGAATTTCTCCCACATTTCCATATCACCTCCAAGTAAAACATCCTCTTCGGCAATAGACTGATCATCAAGGTCAATTTCGCTGATTGCAAGGTCAATTTGATTTATCAATGAATCATAAATTAACAGCTGATCATCGTAAGCAGGTGTTATATTTCCACTAGGGCCCCTTAGAGCTTCTGTATAAGGCACATCCCCCAAAGATCTGTGATCATTTGAAAATAATAGACGTATAAAATTCTTGCCTGTGCCCTGTAATTTGGGAGTTCAGGAGACTTTTCTATTATTATTGACAAATCTGTCAGTGCTCCAGCATAAAGCTGTGCCCAATCTGTATTAAACGTACTCAGATCGACATCATACCTGTCAAGACGTTGATATTGTCCGCCGGTAGATGCCCAATATTGCATCCATAATGATGTCGCTCGGTTAAGACTCCCACCAATATAATAGGTACCTTGAACTGTGGCAGAAGGTAATAAAAATTCTGCCGGCACATCGATCGGGTTATTGGGATTATCATTTAATTCAGTCAGATCATCACAA encodes the following:
- a CDS encoding alpha/beta fold hydrolase; the encoded protein is MNKVKGSVFSEEDYLERDGYKLYYKNLGEGNPLLVLHGGPVLDHKYLIEPFSFLSKEFKLIFFDQCACGMSSIPPNDFKLDLNTLLLDIDEVLERIGEDSVNILGHSWGGFLGLNYTLNNPNRVKSLILSNSMPLSRQQWDQEQELLDQRILKSDLQKRNKILQSEQMRKRPSLAIKKLLKISFKPHFKDYDLIDQLTLDIPDDYLKRSELYESLMKEDLINYNLKEDAKKIKCPVLIIYGDTEASIEVKTESSIDSYFQHSYFKLIKNSGHFPFIENPSSYFTAVKKFLSKIAI
- a CDS encoding alpha/beta fold hydrolase — translated: MRIISIGTLNFLLLIILLASTNFSLWSQIRSGFVTAENCKISYTVFGKGEPILIINGGPGMNSAGFEGLAARLGEEYQAIIFDQRGTGKSGLSSINSNTVNMDLMIEDIELLRKHLKIDSWTILGHSFGGILANLYAAEYPENIEALIHSSSAGIDMNFLPPGGIRASLTETEIDSLDYWSEIDQTDPSEKSAYMYRFYLAKAYLHSDKNVSTIAARLGQANRTINSLIWRELRETGYDLSTELKDFEQPVLIMQGESDILHPDTAIKMKETFKNSKLVLLEKCGHYGWIENPGKYFKNIDLLMKN
- a CDS encoding GNAT family N-acetyltransferase; its protein translation is MDKTKIITNRATLTLLELNDFEDMLSLFLEKDMFKYISPHKDKSREERLEFLNLKLTDNKSGRGYYWVARDSKSNDLIGAINLTPIPESNDLQIGWMISNAYRGKGMATELAQAAKNFFIENLNTDHIFAVFEEGNIASEKIIKKLNFKPHKTFKEDETTIVHTWILKK
- a CDS encoding TlpA family protein disulfide reductase, giving the protein MGLLKYIVSVLMICLFSCSSEKEKQNRSVIDDFHVATTRREAKWDSLESLLKEYQEIILINEKAVSKTDKTEMIMFPANKKLISVNAISGDTMNTIYHTPDRSLMVKKVKGNKLYANIPEEPVYHLIPNFQGSLSSFDTTINDVSYKAIMIDSTIYGFRDDLLRIGIGNSSYGKEITTYTDYKWVSDFYFPFTIIKEFPEAGYKVVSKFNEIKINPDFVEGDIELGKISRKIEVGERIIDYSIPSLKDTSVNFTNADFSGQVYLIDFWATWCKPCIAEFPDLEKLYTKYSNDGFSILSVSLDESRTLVDNFRNNKYQLPWRHGWIQEGFESETAIKFEVISIPKVILVDRKGEIIAIDEDARGDNLERKIKEILN